One genomic region from Tripterygium wilfordii isolate XIE 37 chromosome 20, ASM1340144v1, whole genome shotgun sequence encodes:
- the LOC119986697 gene encoding ribonuclease 1-like isoform X1: MGKLSVFAIAVLVLACSLPIIIASDPFDVYKLSHRFGEYRDILFDYYKLSLEWPKSVCNTGGSEECETPIKRYFTIHTLQPYYLPDNYVPPFNESRCNSVRPSPAKRITAAYLRRYGILDDMVKYWPNQYGYSDIEKNLEFWRYQWSGAGMCSSYPVYPDFYFKVALTYIKSIDLLHILALSGIHPNNEKYEASAFAKAIGEELGVKVQIRCNKDAKNVTQFYEAFLCIDRLNFLESCSETKYYGCSETEKIQFPSVGLV, translated from the exons ATGGGGAAACTTTCAGTATTCGCCATAGCTGTTCTTGTCTTAGCTTGCTCTCTTCCTATCATCATTGCCTCCGACCCATTCGACGTCTACAAACTTTCCCACCGGTTTGGCGAATACCGCGACATATTATTTGACTATTACAAACTCTCCCTGGAATGGCCAAAATCGGTGTGCAACACCGGTGGTAGTGAGGAATGTGAAACACCCATTAAACGCTACTTCACCATCCACACTCTGCAGCCTTACTATCTCCCTGACAATTATGTTCCTCCCTTCAATGAAAGTCGCTGCAATTCCGTCCGTCCAAGTCCGGCAAAAAGAATAACA gctgcGTACTTAAGGAGGTATGGAATTCTAGATGACATGGTGAAGTATTGGCCAAATCAATATGGTTACTCCGACATTGAGAAGAACTTGGAGTTTTGGCGTTATCAATGGAGCGGAGCTGGAATGTGTTCATCATATCCTGTCTATCCTGACTTTTACTTCAAGGTTGCCTTAACTTACATTAAATCAATTGATCTGCTACATATCCTCGCGTTGTCAg GTATTCATCCCAACAATGAGAAATACGAAGCAAGTGCATTTGCAAAGGCCATTGGAGAAGAGCTGGGAGTGAAGGTTCAAATCCGCTGCAACAAGGACGCCAAGAACGTTACGCAATTCTATGAGGCCTTCCTATGCATTGACAGACTCAACTTTCTTGAGTCATGCTCAGAAACCAAATACTATGGCTGTTCCGAGACTGAGAAGATACAGTTCCCTTCGGTGGGGCTGGTTTGA
- the LOC119986994 gene encoding ribonuclease 3-like, which produces MGFVKLLATYLTGGSEKCETPIKRYFIIHTLQPYYLLDNYVPPYNESRCNDARPRPADTITAAYLRKYGVLDDLIEYWPNRYGYSNIEKNLEFWRLQWSRAGMCSPYPLCPDFYFKVASTYVTAIDLLDILESAGVYPDNGKYEAFLYANAIEKALGVNVQIRGNKDAKNVTQFYETIICICQS; this is translated from the exons ATGGGATTTGTAAAATTACTTGCCACATATTTGACCGGTGGTAGTGAGAAATGTGAAACACCAATTAAACGCTACTTCATCATCCACACTCTCCAACCATACTATCTCCTTGACAATTACGTTCCTCCCTACAATGAAAGTCGCTGCAATGACGCCCGTCCAAGACCAGCAGACACAATAACA GCTGCCTACTTAAGAAAGTATGGAGTCCTAGATGACTTGATCGAGTATTGGCCAAATCGATATGGTTACTCCAACATTGAGAAGAACTTGGAGTTTTGGCGTCTTCAATGGAGCAGAGCTGGAATGTGTTCACCATATCCTTTGTGTCCCGACTTTTACTTTAAGGTTGCCTCAACTTACGTTACAGCAATAGATCTTCTAGACATCCTCGAGTCCGCAG GTGTTTACCCCGACAATGGGAAATACGAAGCATTCTTATATGCAAATGCCATTGAAAAAGCGCTGGGAGTGAATGTTCAAATCCGTGGCAACAAGGACGCCAAGAACGTCACACAATTCTACGAGACCATCATATGCATTTGCCAGAGTTAA
- the LOC119986763 gene encoding ribonuclease 1-like, with protein MGKLSVVAIAVLVLACSLPLIIASNPFDIYKLSQKFGKKQGIFDYYKLALEWPKSVCNTGSSEECETPIKDYFTIRTLQPYYRPDKRVPPYNESRCNSIPPSPAERITADYLSKYEILDDMVKYWPNQYGYSNIEKNLEFWRLQWSSAGMCSPYPVYPDFYFNVALTYVKAIDLLKILKDSGIEPNGKKYEAFLFARAIEEALGMKVQIRCNKDANNVTQFYEAFMCIDRVNLPESCSKTKYYGCSEAEKIQFPSP; from the exons ATGGGGAAACTTTCAGTAGTCGCCATAGCTGTGCTTGTCTTAGCTTGCTCTCTTCCTCTCATCATTGCCTCCAATCCATTCGACATTTACAAACTTTCCCAGAAGTTTGGCAAAAAGCAGGGCATATTTGACTATTACAAACTCGCCCTGGAATGGCCAAAGTCGGTGTGCAACACCGGTAGTAGTGAGGAATGTGAAACACCCATTAAAGACTACTTCACCATCCGCACTCTCCAGCCTTACTATCGCCCTGACAAACGTGTTCCTCCCTACAATGAAAGTCGCTGCAATTCCATCCCTCCAAGTCCAGCAGAAAGAATAACA GCTGACTACTTAAGCAAGTATGAAATTCTAGACGACATGGTGAAGTATTGGCCAAATCAATATGGTTACTCCAACATTGAGAAGAACTTGGAGTTTTGGCGTCTTCAATGGAGCAGCGCTGGAATGTGTTCACCATATCCCGTGTATCCCGACTTTTACTTTAACGTTGCCTTAACTTACGTTAAAGCAATAGATCTTCTAAAAATCCTCAAGGACTCAG GTATTGAACCCAACGGTAAGAAATACGAAGCATTCTTATTTGCAAGGGCCATTGAAGAAGCGCTGGGAATGAAGGTTCAAATCCGCTGCAACAAGGACGCCAACAACGTAACACAATTCTATGAGGCCTTCATGTGCATTGATAGAGTTAACCTTCCGGAGTCATGCTCAAAGACTAAATACTATGGTTGTTCCGAGGCTGAGAAGATCCAGTTCCCTTCCCCGTAG
- the LOC119986764 gene encoding ribonuclease 1-like, producing the protein MGKLSVVAIAVLVLACSLPVIIASNPFNIYKFSHKLPKNHGIFDYYKLSLEWPKSVCNTGGSEECETPIKDYFTIHTLQPYYRPDNYVPPYNESRCNSVPPSPPERITADYLSKYGVLDDMVKYWPNHYGYSNIDKNLEFWRLQWRGAGMCSPYPVYPDFYFNVALTYVKAIDLLEILKDSGIEPNGKKYEAFLFARAIEEALGMKVQIRCNKDANNVTQFYEAFICIDRVNFPESCSKTKYYGCSEAEKIQFPSP; encoded by the exons ATGGGGAAACTTTCAGTAGTCGCCATAGCTGTTCTTGTCTTAGCTTGTTCTCTTCCTGTCATCATTGCCTCCAATCCATTCAACATTTACAAATTTTCCCATAAGCTCCCCAAAAACCACGGCATATTTGACTATTACAAACTATCCCTGGAATGGCCAAAATCGGTGTGCAACACCGGTGGTAGTGAGGAATGTGAAACACCCATTAAAGACTACTTCACCATCCACACTCTCCAGCCTTACTATCGCCCTGACAATTATGTTCCTCCCTACAATGAAAGTCGCTGCAATTCCGTCCCTCCAAGTCCACCAGAAAGAATAACA GCTGACTACTTAAGCAAGTATGGAGTTCTAGATGACATGGTCAAGTATTGGCCAAATCATTATGGTTACTCCAACATTGACAAGAATTTGGAGTTTTGGCGTCTTCAATGGAGAGGAGCTGGAATGTGTTCACCATATCCTGTGTATCCCGACTTTTACTTTAACGTTGCCTTAACTTACGTTAAAGCAATAGATCTTCTAGAAATCCTCAAGGACTCAG GTATTGAACCCAACGGTAAGAAATACGAAGCATTCTTATTTGCAAGGGCCATTGAAGAAGCGCTGGGAATGAAGGTTCAAATCCGCTGCAACAAGGACGCCAACAACGTAACACAATTCTATGAGGCGTTCATATGCATTGACAGAGTTAACTTTCCGGAGTCATGCTCAAAGACTAAATACTATGGTTGTTCCGAGGCTGAGAAGATTCAGTTCCCTTCCCCGTAG
- the LOC119987429 gene encoding transcription factor BEE 3-like, with the protein MADFNADMQSFKPSFPFLHQIDPNIEPMNQFQSFIDNSHLGYIPNCTNDNFLGHQQPPDFTGNLEENFPCIFPQTNQNSIPTLSQTRPNDQYCLLLHESKKRKAIFDHVSQGSTCNSSPPVSDSGITRKNSSRRGKRVKINDEEEEEEEKPKEVVHVRARRGQATDSHSLAERVRRGKINERLGYLQNIVPGCYKTMGMAVMLDEIINYVQSLQNQVEFLSMKLTAASTFYDFNSETDEIEIMQRAKACEAKEIQRLMREGDSGIGSFHTTTWPL; encoded by the exons ATGGCTGATTTCAATGCAGATATGCAGAGCTTCAAGCCCTCTTTTCCTTTCTTACATCAAATTGATCCAAACATTGAACCAATGAACCAATTTCAGAGTTTCATTGACAATTCCCACTTGGGGTATATCCCTAATTGCACAAATGACAACTTCTTGGGCCACCAACAACCACCTGATTTTACAGGGAACTTGGAGGAAAATTTCCCCTGTATTTTCCCTCAAACCAATCAGAATTCCATCCCCACGTTGTCGCAGACTCGTCCGAACGATCAGTATTGCTTACTATTACATGAAAGCAAGAAGagaaaagcaatatttgatCATGTGTCACAAGGCAGCACTTGCAACTCTTCTCCCCCAGTTTCTGATAGTGGGATTACCAGGAAAAAT AGTTCAAGAAGAGGAAAGAGAGTGAAAAtcaatgatgaagaagaagaagaagaagagaaaccaAAGGAAGTGGTTCATGTTAGAGCCAGAAGAGGCCAAGCCACTGATAGTCACAGCTTAGCAGAAAGG GTGAGAAGAGGAAAAATCAATGAGAGATTAGGATACTTGCAGAACATAGTCCCTGGATGCTATAAG ACCATGGGAATGGCAGTAATGTTGGATGAGATTATCAATTATGTTCAGTCCTTGCAAAATCAAGTTGAG TTTCTTTCCATGAAGCTTACTGCAGCAAGCACATTCTATGACTTCAATTCAGAAACAGATGAAATTGAGATAATGCAG AGAGCAAAAGCATGTGAAGCAAAAGAAATCCAGAGATTGATGAGAGAAGGAGATTCAGGAATTGGGAGCTTCCACACAACAACATGGCCCCTTTGA
- the LOC119986697 gene encoding ribonuclease 1-like isoform X2: MGKLSVVAIAVLVLACSLPVIIASDPFDVYKLSHQFGKYRDILFDYYKLSLEWPKSVCNTGGSEECETPIKNYFTIHTLQPYYLPDNYVPPFNESRCNSVRPSPAKRITAAYLRRYGILDDMVKYWPNQYGYSDIEKNLEFWRYQWSGAGMCSSYPVYPDFYFKVALTYIKSIDLLHILALSGIHPNNEKYEASAFAKAIGEELGVKVQIRCNKDAKNVTQFYEAFLCIDRLNFLESCSETKYYGCSETEKIQFPSVGLV, translated from the exons ATGGGGAAACTTTCAGTAGTCGCCATAGCTGTTCTTGTCTTAGCTTGCTCACTTCCTGTCATCATTGCCTCCGACCCATTCGACGTCTACAAACTTTCCCACCAGTTTGGCAAATATCGCGACATATTATTTGACTATTACAAACTCTCCCTGGAATGGCCAAAATCGGTGTGCAACACCGGTGGTAGTGAGGAATGTGAAACACCCATTAAAAACTACTTTACCATCCACACTCTGCAGCCTTACTATCTCCCTGACAATTATGTTCCTCCCTTCAATGAAAGTCGCTGCAATTCCGTCCGTCCAAGTCCGGCAAAAAGAATAACA gctgcGTACTTAAGGAGGTATGGAATTCTAGATGACATGGTGAAGTATTGGCCAAATCAATATGGTTACTCCGACATTGAGAAGAACTTGGAGTTTTGGCGTTATCAATGGAGCGGAGCTGGAATGTGTTCATCATATCCTGTCTATCCTGACTTTTACTTCAAGGTTGCCTTAACTTACATTAAATCAATTGATCTGCTACATATCCTCGCGTTGTCAg GTATTCATCCCAACAATGAGAAATACGAAGCAAGTGCATTTGCAAAGGCCATTGGAGAAGAGCTGGGAGTGAAGGTTCAAATCCGCTGCAACAAGGACGCCAAGAACGTTACGCAATTCTATGAGGCCTTCCTATGCATTGACAGACTCAACTTTCTTGAGTCATGCTCAGAAACCAAATACTATGGCTGTTCCGAGACTGAGAAGATACAGTTCCCTTCGGTGGGGCTGGTTTGA